The genome window TCGCCGATTTTTCATGTTACTCATTACCATCCCATTGCTTGCAACCGGATTTGCCGCACGGGCGAACGACTCCACGGCCAGAGTGGGCGCAGGCGGCATTACCCTGCTGAAGAACGACAATATCCGCATGCTTCAGGAAACGCTGATGATCTCGACCAAAGCGGTGCGCGTTCGTTATCGCTTCATTAATGAGGTAAACCGGGAAATCCAGACCACGGTCGCGTTTCCTATGCCGGCTTATGTTTGGAACCCCGGCATAAGCGCCCTCGAAGCCAATGTTGGGCCGCTGAAGTCATTTCAGCTTCGCGTCGACGGACGTACTGTGTCGACGCAACTGAATCGAAAAGCATTGATAGGCGAGCAGGATGTTACCAATCGGCTACGGGAATTGGGGCTTTCGGATGCACAGATATTCGAAACATTCGGCGACTGCACCATCGACGGATGCAGCCTTACCCGGAAACAGCTGGATCTAATCGCCGAACTTGCCGGCGCCAATACCCCGCCCCCGCCATGGTCGGTGGCTGCCACCGCCTTTTGGGAGCAAGCGTTTCCTGCTCAGAAGGAAATCGAGATCGAACACGAATACCAGCCATTCGCAGGCGTGGTCTTCAATGCGCCTTATCAGGTTTTTAACGGGAAAGTCACGGAAGACCCCCGCAAAATAATCACCCCGTGGGGAAAAGACCCGAATGAGGCCTGCCTGGACGAAGGAACGCGCAAAGCCTTGACAAAACGCATCAAGTCGTTGGTGAAAAAAGGTGCGGTCTCGGTCTGGGTGACGCTTAACGATATCGAGTATGTGCTGGGAACGGGCCGCAACTGGAAGGGGCCGATTAACGATTTCACGCTGCAAATCGAGAAAGAATCGCCCGATCAACTGGTTTCGCTGTGTTTTCCGGGGAAACCAAAAAAAATCAACCCTACGCTGGTCGAGTTTTCTCATTCCAGCTTTATGCCTCAGGATAAGCTGGTGATTTATTTCTACACGGTGACCGCGCAGAACCAGTGAAACAGGAAGCTTGCTGCGTTTGACGGAACAAAGTCCCGATCGCTGGCCTGACCGGAACTTTGCTGATATACGCGAAGGTTATTTAATTGTCGGGCAGTGAAAATACGGTCAAAACACCGCCCAGCCTGGTAAAGTTGCTGATGCTCCTGTAAGCGCCTACCGCTCCCAGACCTTCGCTTTCGCCTTCCAGACCGGCAGCCATGCCGATACCGGCCCAGCCGCCAAGACCTGACAGAACCCCAACATACTGCTTGCCTTTATAAGTCCATGTATTGACATTGCCGATAATGCCTGACGGCGTTTTAAACCGGTAAAGCTCGTTGCCGGAGCGTGCGTCCACTGCCTTGAGGTAGCCCTCCAGAGTGCCGTAGAACACGATATCGCCCGCGGTCGCCAAAGCGCCGGCCCATATGGAGAACGGTTCATCCTTGGACCAGACGATTTTACCTGTGGTTGGATCCCAAGCGGTAAATACGCCAAGGTTGGTTGAGTTGTTCTTGATGCCGGTTACAGCATCTACGCCCGCCGGGAACATGGTCACGGTAGAACCTACATAGGGCTGACCGGAGCTGTATTCCACTTCGAACGGCTCGAAGTTCATACACACATGGTTGCCTGGAATGTAAACCAGTTTGGTTTTCGGAGAGAACGCGATCGGCTGCTGATTCTTTGCGCCCAGCACCGTAGGACAGATACCCTTGGTGTTGAACTCTTCGCCGTGCGCCTCGGGCGAAAACTCTTTGGCTACCTGCGGCCGGCCGGTGTAATAATCGATATGGGTGGCCCAGTTGGTAGCCTTGTCGAATTTCTCGGCAACCAGCAGTTCGCCTGTTGCGCGGTCGAGAGTATAGCCAAAGCCGTTTCGATCGAAGTGAACCAGCAACCTGTCATGATCCTTGCCGTTCCTGTCCTTCATCGGCAGGTCGAGCAACGCCATTTCGTTGACGCCGTCGTAATCCCATTCGTCGTGCGGCGTCATCTGGTAAACCCACTTGGCCTCACCGCTATCGGCGTCGCGCGCCCAGATCGCCATCGACCATTTATTGTCGCCGGGGCGTTGTACCGGATTCCATGTCGATGGATTGCCTGAGCCGTAATAAATCAGGTTAAGCGCCGGATCGTAGCTATACCAGCCCCAGGTTGCGCCGCCGCCGATTTTCCATTGATCGCCTTTCCAGGATTTCAGGCTGGAATCCTTGCCGACCGGCGCCATCTTGCCGTCGGTCCAGGTCAGTGTCTTTTCCGGATTCAAACCGACATCCTGGTCAGGGCCCATGCTGTATTTTTTCCAGGCCAGACTGCCGTCCTTGATGTTGTAGGCCGCAAGAAAGCCGCGCACCCCGAATTCGCCGCCCGACATGCCGGTAATAACTTTATCCTTCACCACCAGCGGCGCATTGGTGCTGGTGGCCCCGGTTTTGGGATCGGCAACTTTGGCCTTCCAGACGACTTTGCCGCTTTTGGCGTCGAGCGCGACCAGCGTGGCGTCGCCCTGCGCCAGGAAAATTTTCCCCTCTCCATATGCAAGACCGCGGTTAACCACGTCGCAGCAGTAAACGGAAATGACCTGGGTCGGATCTACATCCTTGTCGGGTGTATAAACGTACTCCCAGATTACGCTCTGCGTGGCTTGATCCAGCGCGTAAACCTTGTGCGGGTAGGGAGTATGGACATAAATAATACCGTTAAGCACCAACGGACCGCCTTCGTGACCGCGTAATGCGCCGGTGGAAAAAGTCCAGTCCGCCTTGAGATTTTTGACGTTATGGCTATTGATTTGCTCCAGCGCGCTGTAACGGGTGCCTGCATAGTTGCCGCCCCATGTCACCCAGTTCGCTGAGTCCTTGCTCAGGCCATCTACTTCGGCATTCGCCTGGGAGACCCCCGGCGCTGCCGATAAAATTGCAATCGAA of Candidatus Methylospira mobilis contains these proteins:
- a CDS encoding DUF4424 family protein, encoding MLLITIPLLATGFAARANDSTARVGAGGITLLKNDNIRMLQETLMISTKAVRVRYRFINEVNREIQTTVAFPMPAYVWNPGISALEANVGPLKSFQLRVDGRTVSTQLNRKALIGEQDVTNRLRELGLSDAQIFETFGDCTIDGCSLTRKQLDLIAELAGANTPPPPWSVAATAFWEQAFPAQKEIEIEHEYQPFAGVVFNAPYQVFNGKVTEDPRKIITPWGKDPNEACLDEGTRKALTKRIKSLVKKGAVSVWVTLNDIEYVLGTGRNWKGPINDFTLQIEKESPDQLVSLCFPGKPKKINPTLVEFSHSSFMPQDKLVIYFYTVTAQNQ
- a CDS encoding PQQ-dependent dehydrogenase, methanol/ethanol family, encoding MKHIFKGWQLAISIAILSAAPGVSQANAEVDGLSKDSANWVTWGGNYAGTRYSALEQINSHNVKNLKADWTFSTGALRGHEGGPLVLNGIIYVHTPYPHKVYALDQATQSVIWEYVYTPDKDVDPTQVISVYCCDVVNRGLAYGEGKIFLAQGDATLVALDAKSGKVVWKAKVADPKTGATSTNAPLVVKDKVITGMSGGEFGVRGFLAAYNIKDGSLAWKKYSMGPDQDVGLNPEKTLTWTDGKMAPVGKDSSLKSWKGDQWKIGGGATWGWYSYDPALNLIYYGSGNPSTWNPVQRPGDNKWSMAIWARDADSGEAKWVYQMTPHDEWDYDGVNEMALLDLPMKDRNGKDHDRLLVHFDRNGFGYTLDRATGELLVAEKFDKATNWATHIDYYTGRPQVAKEFSPEAHGEEFNTKGICPTVLGAKNQQPIAFSPKTKLVYIPGNHVCMNFEPFEVEYSSGQPYVGSTVTMFPAGVDAVTGIKNNSTNLGVFTAWDPTTGKIVWSKDEPFSIWAGALATAGDIVFYGTLEGYLKAVDARSGNELYRFKTPSGIIGNVNTWTYKGKQYVGVLSGLGGWAGIGMAAGLEGESEGLGAVGAYRSISNFTRLGGVLTVFSLPDN